In Bacillus kexueae, the following proteins share a genomic window:
- a CDS encoding DUF350 domain-containing protein, which produces MNPFWENELVQTAAYYSVVVLCGFLFLAIFELVTKYKNWDEIKKGNIAVAMATGGKIFGIANIFRYSIEQHNSLMEMIGWGLYGFTLLLLGYFIFEFLTPRFKIDEEIQQNNRAVGFISMVISIGLSYVIGASIGI; this is translated from the coding sequence ATGAATCCATTTTGGGAAAATGAACTCGTTCAAACAGCTGCTTATTATAGTGTTGTTGTTTTATGTGGTTTTTTATTTCTAGCCATCTTTGAATTGGTCACAAAATATAAAAATTGGGATGAGATTAAAAAAGGGAACATTGCAGTAGCAATGGCTACTGGAGGAAAGATATTTGGAATTGCCAACATCTTTCGATACTCAATTGAACAACATAACTCCCTTATGGAAATGATAGGTTGGGGGTTATACGGATTTACATTATTGCTACTAGGATACTTTATCTTTGAGTTTTTGACACCTCGATTTAAAATTGATGAAGAAATTCAACAGAATAACAGAGCAGTTGGATTTATATCCATGGTGATTTCAATCGGACTATCCTATGTAATTGGAGCTAGTATCGGAATATAA
- a CDS encoding long-chain-fatty-acid--CoA ligase produces the protein MEFSRPWFKHYPPEIPHEIYWEKKPLHLYLKNTAEEFMDKIAIHFMGKEISYHELYEQTLKMANYLHGLGVQKGDRVSIMLPNCPQAVIAYYAILEIGGTVVQTNPLYTERELEYQMNDSGATCIITLDLLYPKVSKVKALTNLKNIIVTSIKDYLPFPKNILYPIVQKKQQNMVVQIEKTEDVHPWKYIMKTSDPKEFDVPIDIEEDVAILQYTGGTTGFPKGVMLTHNNLVSNTKMCSVWLHDCKRGEESILGIIPFFHVYGMTAIMNMSIMEGYKMILIPKFDVPTVLKSIQKQKPTLFPGAPTIYIGLLNHEHLKKYDLSSIKYCISGSAPLPVEVQQKFEKETGGKLVEGYGLSEASPITHSNLLHSTNGKKGSIGIPWPNTDSAIYSFEKGEIAGPNEYGEIIVKGPQVMKGYWNNEEETSAVIRDGWLYTGDVGYMDEDGYFYIVDRKKDMIIAGGFNIYPREIEEILYEHEKIQEAVVAGVPDPYRGETVKAYIVLKEGMQATEEELDQFCRQHLAAYKVPRIYEFRKELPKTAVGKILRRQLIEEEKKKLNEVH, from the coding sequence ATGGAGTTTTCAAGGCCGTGGTTTAAGCACTATCCACCTGAGATTCCGCATGAAATTTATTGGGAGAAAAAGCCGTTACATTTGTATTTGAAAAATACTGCTGAGGAATTTATGGATAAAATCGCTATCCATTTTATGGGGAAAGAAATTTCTTACCATGAACTTTATGAGCAGACATTGAAAATGGCAAATTACCTCCATGGATTAGGAGTTCAAAAAGGAGACCGTGTTTCCATCATGCTCCCAAACTGCCCGCAAGCGGTTATTGCTTATTATGCAATCTTAGAAATCGGTGGAACGGTCGTACAAACGAACCCTCTCTATACTGAACGTGAACTCGAATACCAAATGAACGATAGCGGTGCAACATGTATTATTACACTCGATTTGTTGTACCCAAAAGTATCAAAAGTGAAAGCGCTAACAAATCTGAAGAATATAATAGTAACCAGCATTAAAGATTATTTACCGTTTCCAAAAAATATTTTGTATCCTATTGTTCAAAAAAAGCAGCAAAATATGGTTGTTCAAATTGAAAAAACGGAAGATGTACATCCGTGGAAATATATTATGAAGACATCGGATCCGAAGGAGTTCGATGTTCCAATAGATATTGAAGAAGATGTAGCGATACTTCAATATACAGGAGGGACGACAGGTTTCCCTAAAGGAGTAATGTTAACGCATAACAATTTAGTTTCGAATACTAAAATGTGTTCGGTCTGGCTTCATGATTGTAAGCGTGGAGAAGAATCTATTTTAGGAATCATTCCATTCTTTCATGTTTATGGGATGACAGCTATTATGAATATGTCGATTATGGAAGGGTACAAGATGATTCTCATTCCAAAATTCGACGTCCCTACTGTTTTGAAGTCCATTCAAAAACAAAAGCCAACATTATTTCCTGGAGCACCAACGATTTATATCGGTTTGTTGAATCACGAGCATTTGAAGAAATATGACTTATCATCGATTAAATATTGTATAAGCGGTTCGGCACCTCTTCCGGTTGAAGTGCAGCAAAAGTTCGAAAAAGAAACAGGTGGAAAGCTTGTGGAAGGTTATGGATTATCAGAAGCTTCACCAATCACACATTCCAACTTACTTCATTCGACCAATGGGAAGAAAGGGAGCATTGGTATTCCTTGGCCAAATACCGATTCAGCCATTTACTCATTTGAAAAAGGTGAGATAGCAGGACCGAATGAATATGGTGAAATCATTGTGAAAGGTCCACAAGTTATGAAGGGCTATTGGAATAACGAAGAAGAGACGAGTGCAGTTATTCGGGATGGATGGCTTTATACAGGGGATGTCGGTTACATGGATGAAGACGGATACTTCTATATAGTTGACAGGAAAAAAGATATGATTATTGCCGGTGGGTTCAATATTTACCCACGTGAGATTGAAGAAATATTGTATGAACACGAAAAAATTCAAGAAGCGGTTGTGGCTGGGGTTCCCGACCCGTATCGTGGGGAAACAGTGAAGGCGTATATCGTGCTGAAGGAAGGAATGCAAGCGACTGAAGAAGAGCTCGATCAATTTTGCCGTCAGCATTTAGCGGCATATAAAGTTCCTCGTATTTACGAATTCCGAAAAGAGCTTCCGAAAACCGCTGTAGGAAAAATATTACGACGCCAGCTTATCGAAGAAGAAAAGAAGAAGTTGAATGAGGTACACTAA
- a CDS encoding TetR/AcrR family transcriptional regulator: protein MRDKRPKYKKIIDAAVIVIAENGYHAAQVSKIAKQAGVADGTIYLYFKNKEDILISLFKEKMGMHVEKIQQQLEGKKRASEKLYTLIENHFSQLDADPHYAIVTQLELRQTNRDLRLKINHVLKQYLNIIDDIVQTGMETGEFRQDLDLRIARQMIFGVIDEIATTWVMNDQKYKLKNLAPNVHTLLMNGFSKEG from the coding sequence GTGAGAGATAAGCGGCCTAAGTATAAGAAAATTATCGATGCAGCCGTAATAGTCATTGCAGAAAATGGTTATCATGCGGCACAAGTATCTAAAATTGCCAAGCAAGCTGGAGTGGCTGACGGGACAATCTATTTATATTTTAAAAATAAAGAAGATATATTAATCTCGTTATTTAAAGAAAAAATGGGGATGCATGTAGAAAAAATTCAACAGCAATTAGAAGGAAAAAAGCGTGCTTCTGAGAAATTGTATACATTGATAGAAAACCATTTTTCTCAGTTAGATGCAGATCCTCATTACGCAATTGTCACACAGCTAGAGCTTCGACAAACGAATCGAGATCTCCGTCTTAAAATTAACCACGTATTGAAGCAATATTTAAATATTATAGATGATATTGTTCAAACAGGAATGGAGACAGGAGAATTTCGACAAGATTTAGACTTAAGAATTGCTCGTCAAATGATTTTTGGTGTCATTGATGAAATTGCCACAACATGGGTAATGAATGATCAAAAATATAAGCTGAAAAATCTCGCACCAAACGTGCATACCCTGTTGATGAATGGGTTTAGTAAAGAGGGTTAA
- a CDS encoding enoyl-CoA hydratase, with translation MEFLSVKKENYIATITFNRPPANALASAVLKELSNVLADIEQDETVRVIILHGEGRFFSAGADIKEFTTVESAEQFSKLAAIGQEVFEKMESFPKPIIAAIHGAALGGGLELAMACHIRIATKQAKLGLPELQLGLVPGFAGTQRLPRFVGEAKALEMLLTSDPITGEEAARYGLVNQVVEEEELMNVAFQFARKVAQKSPVSVKAAIQLVFHNKNGSFIEGVEKEAQLFGEVFMSEDAKEGIQAFIEKRKPTFKGQ, from the coding sequence TTGGAGTTTTTGTCAGTCAAAAAAGAAAATTATATCGCAACGATTACGTTTAACCGCCCACCCGCCAACGCACTAGCGTCTGCTGTTTTGAAAGAGCTTTCAAACGTGCTAGCTGACATTGAACAAGATGAGACTGTGAGAGTTATCATCCTCCACGGTGAAGGACGATTTTTCTCAGCAGGAGCAGACATTAAAGAATTTACCACCGTTGAGTCTGCAGAACAGTTTTCTAAGCTTGCCGCAATCGGGCAGGAAGTATTCGAAAAGATGGAGTCCTTTCCTAAGCCAATCATTGCTGCCATCCACGGAGCAGCTTTAGGTGGTGGACTGGAGCTAGCGATGGCTTGTCACATTCGAATTGCTACAAAGCAGGCAAAGCTTGGCTTACCTGAACTTCAATTAGGGTTAGTCCCTGGATTTGCGGGCACACAGCGACTTCCGCGTTTTGTCGGAGAAGCAAAGGCGTTAGAGATGTTGCTTACGAGTGATCCGATAACAGGAGAAGAGGCAGCACGATATGGGCTCGTTAATCAAGTGGTAGAAGAAGAGGAATTAATGAACGTTGCTTTTCAATTTGCTAGAAAAGTAGCGCAAAAATCACCAGTTTCGGTGAAAGCGGCTATTCAACTCGTATTCCATAATAAAAATGGAAGCTTCATTGAAGGGGTCGAAAAAGAAGCGCAGCTATTTGGTGAAGTCTTTATGAGTGAAGACGCAAAAGAAGGTATTCAAGCTTTTATTGAAAAGAGAAAACCGACGTTTAAAGGTCAATAA
- a CDS encoding electron transfer flavoprotein subunit beta/FixA family protein, translating to MNIFVIMKRTFDTEEKIVIENGQIAEEGAEFIINPYDEYAIEEAIQLRDEHGGEITVVTVGSEESEKELRTALAMGCDKAVLINTEEDLEEGDQFTTAKVLYEYLKDQDVDLILGGNVAIDGGSGQVGPRLAELLDIPYVTTITNIEIDGETVKVVRDVEGDSEVIETSLPLLVTAQQGLNEPRYPSLPGIMKAKKKPLEELELMDLDLDEEDVEAKTKTLEIYLPPKKEAGKILQGELGDQVKELVSLLRSEAKVI from the coding sequence ATGAACATTTTTGTAATTATGAAGCGCACATTTGATACGGAAGAAAAAATTGTGATTGAAAATGGACAAATTGCTGAAGAGGGTGCGGAATTCATTATTAACCCTTACGATGAGTATGCAATTGAGGAAGCTATTCAACTTCGTGATGAGCACGGAGGTGAAATTACGGTAGTTACAGTTGGTTCAGAAGAGAGTGAGAAGGAGCTTCGTACTGCTTTGGCAATGGGATGTGATAAAGCCGTTTTAATCAACACAGAAGAAGATTTAGAAGAAGGAGATCAATTTACGACCGCTAAGGTTTTATACGAATATTTGAAAGATCAAGATGTTGACTTAATTTTAGGTGGTAATGTTGCAATTGACGGTGGGTCTGGACAAGTTGGTCCACGTTTAGCTGAACTTTTAGATATCCCGTATGTGACAACAATCACGAACATTGAAATCGATGGTGAAACGGTCAAAGTGGTTCGAGATGTTGAAGGGGATTCTGAAGTAATTGAAACATCCCTTCCGTTGTTAGTAACGGCTCAGCAAGGGTTAAATGAACCGCGTTATCCATCCCTACCAGGAATTATGAAAGCGAAGAAAAAGCCACTTGAAGAGCTTGAGTTAATGGATTTGGATTTAGATGAAGAAGATGTAGAAGCGAAAACGAAAACATTAGAAATTTATTTACCACCTAAAAAGGAAGCAGGAAAAATCCTTCAAGGAGAATTGGGAGATCAAGTAAAAGAGCTTGTATCCTTGTTACGCTCGGAAGCTAAAGTTATTTAA
- a CDS encoding electron transfer flavoprotein subunit alpha/FixB family protein, which translates to MARKVLVLGEVRDGALRNVSFEAIAAGKVVSEGGEVVAALFGENVKDLATELIAYGADRVVVVENEKLKEYTPDGYAQAAMAVINEENPEGIIFGHTALGKDLSPKIAAKLNSGLISDATAVEEVGGNIVFTRPIYSGKAFEKNIVTDGIIFATIRPNNIEVLEKDDQKTGEVTSLSVDIKDLRTIVKEVVRKAAEGVDLSEAKVIIAGGRGVKSADGFKPLQELADVLGGAVGASRGACDADYCDYSLQIGQTGKVVTPDLYIACGISGAIQHLAGMSNSKVIVAINKDPEANIFKVADYGIVGDLFEVVPMLTEEFKKLKVHSS; encoded by the coding sequence ATGGCACGTAAAGTACTAGTATTAGGGGAAGTTCGAGATGGAGCGTTGCGTAATGTATCATTTGAAGCAATAGCGGCAGGTAAGGTTGTGTCTGAAGGTGGCGAAGTGGTTGCGGCTTTATTTGGTGAAAATGTAAAGGACTTAGCAACAGAATTGATTGCCTATGGAGCAGATCGAGTAGTTGTTGTAGAAAATGAGAAGTTAAAGGAATATACGCCTGATGGATACGCACAAGCGGCAATGGCAGTTATAAATGAAGAAAATCCTGAAGGAATCATTTTCGGTCATACGGCCTTAGGAAAAGACCTTTCGCCGAAAATTGCTGCAAAATTAAATTCAGGGTTAATTTCAGATGCGACAGCAGTTGAAGAAGTTGGGGGTAACATTGTTTTCACTCGTCCAATTTATTCAGGAAAAGCATTTGAAAAGAATATTGTAACAGATGGAATTATTTTTGCTACGATTCGTCCAAATAATATTGAAGTACTTGAAAAGGATGACCAAAAAACTGGTGAGGTAACATCGCTATCAGTTGATATTAAAGACTTACGAACAATCGTAAAGGAAGTAGTTCGAAAAGCTGCTGAAGGGGTCGATTTATCTGAAGCAAAAGTCATTATTGCAGGTGGTCGTGGCGTAAAGAGCGCAGATGGATTTAAACCGTTGCAAGAACTTGCGGACGTTTTAGGTGGAGCTGTCGGAGCAAGTCGTGGAGCTTGTGACGCAGATTATTGCGATTACTCTCTCCAAATTGGTCAAACAGGTAAAGTCGTGACTCCTGATTTATACATTGCATGTGGTATTTCTGGAGCTATTCAACACTTGGCGGGTATGTCGAATTCTAAAGTAATCGTTGCTATCAATAAAGATCCTGAAGCTAACATTTTTAAAGTGGCTGATTACGGAATTGTCGGTGACTTGTTTGAAGTCGTTCCAATGCTGACAGAGGAATTCAAAAAACTAAAAGTTCATTCTTCCTAA
- the trxA gene encoding thioredoxin has translation MAITHATDQSFVQETSEGLVLVDFWAPWCGPCKMIAPVLEELDQDMGSEVKIVKIDVDENQETAQKFGVMSIPTLLVFKNGEVVDKTVGYQPKEALAELLNKHK, from the coding sequence ATGGCAATTACACATGCTACAGATCAAAGTTTTGTGCAAGAAACAAGTGAAGGTTTAGTATTAGTTGACTTTTGGGCACCTTGGTGCGGTCCTTGTAAAATGATTGCTCCCGTTCTTGAAGAATTAGACCAAGATATGGGTAGTGAAGTAAAAATCGTAAAAATTGATGTTGATGAAAACCAAGAAACAGCTCAAAAATTTGGTGTAATGAGCATTCCAACATTACTAGTTTTCAAAAACGGTGAAGTTGTAGATAAAACAGTTGGTTATCAACCAAAAGAAG